acatttaagaaatacttcctggatttaaggaaaactttcttgacttaagaaaaatttccttagatttagaaataactttcttgtatttagaaaaaataaattttaatggcgattttctaaaatttagggttaaatttattttgagtgtacagTGATTTCGGTTATATAAAGAAGGTATCAAAAGTTGTAATTATTTATCAGTTGTTATATTTAagtgaattaaaaattaacaaaaatatgtatattgcAGTAGATAAGTTCCGTTCGAAAAGTATCTCAATGTAATAAAAGGGCTGTTgacttaaataaatgttttgtattGCCCACAAATTGGAAACTCTAGGACTACATTAGTGTGGAACATAATCCAAATAAAACGTATTGATTTTCTGTCTAGGAAATATTGCGCAATCAGGAACCACAGTGCATTACGGTCAAAATATGATAaaaatgtgtgtgttggtgtaTCTTAGTTTATTGGAAGGAAAGTAGGCGGCTGTGTGGGGCCGTCAAAAGCATTCATAAAATGTACAAAACGTCCGATCGACTTGAACCCATCGaacaaacgaaaataactCATACGCCGTGGTGGTTTCCGGAGGGACGTAACTGAGGGGGTGGCCACCAGAAAATGCCGTGGGAGGAGCGACTTGGCAACGCGCTGTGTGCTCGaagattaaaaataagttttaccACAGAAAATGCAAACACTACAAACAATCACGGCCACGTCGTCTGCTCTATGTTTACCCGAGATTCAAAACGAGAAGCAAATAGGCGACGAGCTGATAATGAAGACAAATCAACAGAACACACACCACACAGATCGGAACCGTTTACAGATTGGATAGATCGGATTAAATTATGCTCGACCTCCGCCCAGCAGCTCATCACTTGCCCCAAAAGAGCTttacatttgtttgtttgtttttccgcCTGTTTGTTTAGCTTCTTCTCGGCGGGACTTAATCTAGGGGGCGGGATTAGCCAAGgggcaaaagaaaaatctgGGGAGAGagaattctttagaagaaCCCAAACAAAGAAATGGGAACAGCATAACTTTTGATCTCTGAATATGTATAGCTTCTAAGGTGTATACTTAATTTCGGCCAAAAAGCCATCAAAAAGTCGGTTTtcgaatttataaataaaatagaaagtATACAGGGCTCAgcccaaaattaaaattcaactcGCATGGGCAGAAGCACCATAAATTCATGATTAAAAATCCAAACTTTAAAAGCCATTGTTTAgaaatgaaaaaacaaaaatgcagGAAAAGTGGAGAGGTGTATATTAGGGGTAAACTTTAATTTGCGTGTGCAGGCAGGGCAAAAACACAGATTGGAACTGACCCAAAAACGCCAACATGCGACACAGTCAGACtaatcaaaaaattacaacaggaaaagttgaaaaatacacacgaaaaattaaataaataggtgAATGGGTGAACAAGTGAACGAGTgagtgaatgaatgaatgaatgggtGGCCCTAAACCTCTGTTCAAAGCAATTTGTGCGCAGTCGAGGAAGAGAAAAAactaaagcaaacaaaaaacacccaTTTGTTGTAGCTTTTTCTCTTACTGATTTTTGGTGAATTTACTAAAATGGTTatcattgttgttattgtgtTCGCCGAGACacaacaaaaatttgtataatttctgatcgctgttgttgctggctttgttttaaaaacgcGCTTTCTCCGCCTGAGAAtgagaaatgaaaacaaaagtcaATGACGAATTTGAGAAATTTCgtgccttttttttgttgtctaGAAACCCTAAAACCGGAATTAGTTGCCGTGACTCTTTCTTCCAAATAGAGCAgttcccaaaaaaaacaaaaacaattataataCTAAAGTATTTTAACACATCTGGACACATTTATTCCTGAAAACGAAATAGCTGGGACGTAAACATTTTGCCAACTTATTTGTTGAATACTTTGTGTGTTCGttttttatgactttttaaTTGCTACTCTGAGATGGAAACTTTAAGTGCTTCCAGTAAACAATAATGGGCACATTGAGGGAAATTTACACTCTCAGAAGTCTGCCTAAATAAACATTCTTAATCAATGGAAGCGGGGTAGTTGTGGCTATTAGTAAACTCGAACTTCTTCATAAAGTTTTTTGCCGACGTTGTGGAAAaagttaattaatatttacgtTTCCTTGATTCCAGAAAAGTACCCATTCCCTTCCCTTTCGTTCCACACAAAACTAATCAGTTTTCAAGTACCTTTATGATGTAACTAATGCTCAACGCGACTGCCAGATTATGAAAACATTTCCGCCGATGACTATTAAATGAAACTGTATTCAATGCTCGCTTAAAGGCGTAATTAGACAATATGTGAAAACTCATTCAGCGCTTGCACAAAaggcaaagcaaaagcaaagccaAAGGCGAAAGCATTTCACTGAcgaagataaataaaatatagacaTAAAACCAACTGCATGGTGAATTGAACAGAGGCTATAAACGAATAAAACGATTTAGATGGGGATTgggaaacgaaatgaaaagttTTAACGACTGTGGAAATTAATACACAAGACGGCAGCTGCAGAACCGCCTGAAAAAGCTATGCATTTCTTATGGTTAAAGAGTTTAAAagaattataattattcttGAAAGTTGTGTAAAATGAGAAGGAAAGAAAACCCATTATCATATTAACTTTTATAAGAAGGTAAtttgtaatgaaattttttaaaaatctctcattataaaaagaaattattgCCAACTCTTGAATCCAGGATTTATGTTGCATATTTCTTGAATACTACATTTCCCTTAAATATTTCTCCGAGTGGGGAGAATTTGGGGGATAATCCTAGATAGACAGGTACAGCATTTGCAAGGTCTTAAGCTTCATAAGACTCTTGGTATCATGTGATGTTTCTAACCAAAAGGAACTTTTCACAGAAAGAGCATACAAATCGTATCGCAAATCGAAAGGAATGGGATCTAAGGTTCGGATCCGATTTTCGGCTAAGGTTGAATGCCCTCGTGGGCAAAGTTTGACTACTAGGAAGTCCTTAAGTCGTACCAATCGCTGACGTAGCAATCGATTTTCCCACATTTTCAGTCAGTCGAAAAAGTTATCCCTCCGCAAGTTCCCTTCTCGTGTTCCCTCGAATCGAACTGCAGTTTCAGCTGTTGAAGCTTTGTTTCTGGCGACTTTGATTGATATTGTGTGACACACTCGGAGcgatttgatttcaattttcGTCACCGTAGCTCTTACATTTCAGGGGTTTTTCGGTGAAAAAGAAGTCACGTAATATCCCGCCATCTGGCCATCATTGCAATAATACTAACAACTTGATTTCGCAGGccatgtgtgcgtgtgggAAGTTCGCAGAGCAGCTGGCAAAACCCGTTGACATGTTTTCGAAAAAACGATAACAAtggcaaaatcaaaacaaatcggTTTTTGAGGACTCACCTTCAACTATCAGCTTTCCTTGCGTTTCCTCCTTGCTTTCAATTTTCACTGCGActtttcattcaatttttgactGTTCATTGAGATTCTTTCGCACATTCATTTGCcgatttatttgtaaacaCACAAATCAAAGAGATTCCTCTAATTATTTAGCAGCATTTAAATtgcacatttttgttttgctgaaAATGATTTGATAAATTCTTTTACTTATTGAACAATAACAATAGCGGACTGTTTGTCTCTTCCAAggagagagaaaaagagagcaaGTCGAGCGGGACGAATGGAGAGCGGGCTGTTCAACCGGTTTTGGGGCTTATTAATCGAGAGAAAAAAGGCAGCAGCACAAACACCGTTAGAAAGAGAGCGCAACGTGATCGCTCGATTATGTTGATTCCCCAATGTTGATAGTTTTTTTATCCGACTCTTTTTGTTACGTGCAAAGATTTGGCAAGAAATCCCAGCTAATTGGGGCTACCAACAGCAAAAGGCAAAGAAAGAGAGAAGAGATGGGGAGCAGAGAAGAGAAGAGAGCGCCAGCCAAGCGCAAGAAATGGAACAACACATACAAATATTGGAATTACACATCAAGGTGTAAACGCAGGGTAAATCgtttaaaaacaaaccaaacgaAACAAGTATTAAGTATCAAGTATCTTTGtaaactacactcaaaaatatttacatgatGATTCCCAAAATCTCCAGTATGCTACATACTGAAACAAGATAAAGTATCTTTGTAAACTACAttcaaaaatatctataaGATGATTCCCACAATCTTTAACAATAATCAGTATGCTACATTTTACCATACCTTAGGAACAAGTTCCGAACAACCTTCTAAAAATCCTACTTTTTTCAGTAATTAAATCTGAAAACTCATGAGctgttttttgtataatttaagTATGTCATTACACTATGACACCATCAAACTAATCTTATAGTAAACAGCAAAaactaatttgaatttaatgtgtctaacatatttttttgatatttagcAGCGATCGTAAATAAGTGTTATTTGacactattatttttaaaagactaGCAATGCTAtttaaaagattattttacttcgttaaaaaacataaatagccatataaaaaaaacacttcaAAAATAAGTTCAAACAAGATTAAGCCAggcatattttaaatttaattattgtttttgtcCAGATTTTAATAGTATATTTTCCTAGGAAATTGCAATATCTCACACAATGAATATCTTCTGCTATGAACCAAGTATGCCATTTGGCGTATTCAGTCTTTCgcataaacacatttttaacaatacaatttctttgaaaaccattaaataaattctcggtaaatttatttagttttagttagTATTAGTTTTCTTCGCTTTTGTAATACCTCAATCTAATGGGAAATTAGCGTTTCTAATAGCCGTGACAGATATTTACAGGAAATGTAATCAAAACTTTTATTCGGATGAAAACACTTGTGCAGTTCGTACTTTGCTTCATTtaagcgtttttttttaatttccaatacGTCCCATAGAAAGTGGCATTTCTTTGTTGAACTAATTTTGATGCCAAGCTTGTCACACTCTTTTTTATAATAGCTCTGATAAATCCAGAGAAAAACCCgttttccttaatttttggGTATCAACAGTTAATTTCGAACGTGTCTGAATCATTCTCGAGACTTGAAGTACAGAAACGTACAGAATGTCATTGATCATTTATCGGCAACCAATAGAAATACGATTTTTCCATTAGCACCGGTCTGCAAAATCATTCGccttttgtcaaaaatcacacAACCTATAGATATAAAAGAATTGTAAGCATGTGCGAGTACTATATATACCAACTTGTACACATGTGTCAATTGTACATACTTAGCgtgcgtttttatttttttccttgcTTATGAGTTGCTTTGGTCTGGCAATGAACGattatgcaaaaataaatcaattgaaaAGCAACAACGAAAAAAACGCAAGAAAACGCCACAAAGGAAAACTCTGTGGGGGAGCGAGCGAAGAGAGCGAGTGGGAGGGGAAAAAGGGAATCTGTAACAAGTGCCTTCAAAAGGAAAACAGGGTGTCTCAATATAAAGAAAACCCATCCAACACCTTGATAATTTTCACACTCATTTTCTTTGGCATTGgaattttcctaaaataagAGAATGAAAATGCTCTAAAAAGGCATTTACGTGGAAAACTAActacaaaaaggaaataaaattcgatttaCGAAAAACATTCTAAATCGTctatatttctaaaaacttgTTCGGATATTTCCCATTTATGCAGagcaaaatattatctaaaatgaataactttaaaatgtaatgTTGTATACATAAAAGGTTAAACTTTCTAAATCATAATTTAGATTCAACACACTATATCACATTTTCGATTTAACTTTTCTAATGACAttatacaatttattcattgtcTATTTGATCTATAAATTAGTTTTTCGCACTAAAAGGCTCTTTTGCACATTTGAAtagtttatttattgcattatGAAAGAACAACAAATAGTTTACCACACAGAAAGAGggagaaaataaaagagagagagcaacCCTGTAAgccccactcacacacacacctttACCTGGTGGTTATGCAGAGCGAGACGAGACGAGTCTGGGCCGCAGGAGGTCGAAAAGGGACAGGAGAGGATGGGGAGACAAagagacagacggacggagcGACAGCAACATAAGAAGACGAGACAGAACAGATGtccgcacgcacacacaggtGAGGAGCAAAACACCAGGGCAAATAAGAGATTTCAGAGCAGACTTATCACTCTTTTCAAACTCGTATTCCTCAAGGACCCTTCGCACTCTTATCACTTCTTTGTTTGGGTTACTGACCCGTAATTGCACGTTATTTATGTTTGatcacacccacacacacgccCGCCGGAGCGATGCTTTTCGCGAAAGTATAGCAAATCAATTCAACGCTTTTCCGTTTGGCTGCcacaagaaaacaaaaaggtGGCTCAATAACTCCGACGCGAATCCCGTTTAATTCAATCTTAGCCGTCcgtcaaatttttaccatccGACGATTTTGGATTTCAAAAGACGAATGGTGATAAAAACGAATGGGGAAAGACAGAGCGAATGTGCGCTCTCAGTTTAGAGGTGGAAGAAATACCGATATATCGGCACTTGACGCAGCCTCcaatgtaattatttaaaaaatgtacaataaaAAAGTTTCGGTGGTaagaattcaaataaataaataaacagtaTTCGGgggtttttaagttgtaaaacTTACCAGTGAACGGAGTATCAAGTCGGAGatttcttttcaactttcatCACTATCTCAGCCTTAGCTTTGACACAAACCAAGTTTTAGCCTACACTCAAACCCTCTGGAAACGGCGCACTAATAGATAGATTCCACTGGCAcgtatttaaacatttatccCTGGTCTCTTACACTAAAGTTTGGAACCAAAATAAGtattgagtttttttttaaattgtagcaTATCACGAATGATTCTAACAGCAACTAAAGATGATGGGTGGTAGCTTCAAGTAAGGAACGCCCTGGTTCCGGCTCTTATTTCGTCGGTAAAAGCGGTGAGTTTCCAATTTAATCCACTTGCTCGCtccactgtttttttttcattgctTATTTTAGGATTTACTAtttgtatacatttatattaatttttttacttggtgggtttataaatttgtgtttgcatttttgcatttaaatttaatttttgataaaaaaaacaaaatgtttttacttttagtttcaAGTTTCGTCTTTGGTTCTGTTAAGCGCTAACATTTGAGTAGCTTGAGTCTGTTCAGCTACAGCTGCATTGAGTGGTTTTCGTATGGCCGTTAACAGTGCGCAAGAATTGGAGTGTTGTAAAGacggaaattatttaaattttgttctgCCATTTGAATTCCGGGCGGAAACTTCAAGTCCTGgcgggaattttaaattgaatgttaTAAACTTTAACGACAAACGCCCCCCAGTACGAAAATGGAAATTGCCCTTCCCATTTACAatgatataataaacacaCCTTTAACGCTTTAggtaaatatacatttatttcatttaatgaTTTCTTGCTTTTCAACAATGTAAATATTCAGCTAACGATTTTGCTCTCTGGTATTCATCCTGTTAACGTACCAAGTTAATTTCGAATTGCATTTAGAGTTTGTCTTATTGTATTCTTTTTGAAGAGGACTACGAGTAGAGTAAATGGTTTAGTACAACTAATGGATTACAACAATCGATTATTACCACTTGTCATTGCATGGTctcaataaaaaagtaaaaaattcaCTTGCTCACACAACAAACTAAGAAACAGAAGGTGAGAAACAATTCTGTCAATACTTGAATCAATGCAACTAACGTACAAGTCTAGGTCTATAGGTATGTGTATAATATATCTTATGCTTAGGTATATCCTTCATGAGTGTAGAATCACAGCCTTTTCATCGAACTCGCAATGGAGTTCTGTTGTGTTTGAATTGTCAAGTATTTCTGTTAGGGTGATACTATGTTAGTCGCTAGTTTAAATAATAGTACATTGTACCCACACGAATTAGCATTGTATTTTCGGTTCTGTTTAATAATAGTCGGTTAGGTTGGGTTCGGATCTAGAGCCCTGGCTCTCTActtatatacaaataaatatgtaaactATGACATAAGTGCAATTGTGCAATTGCTTTCTTTCTAgtgttaacattttaactaaAACTCGGATATTTAACTCGGAAATCTAAGCACGTCTTCAACAAATCATTCGCTAAACAAATTCTTTCAATTGATCACTAAGTACATTTAAGCTAAATGCTTTCGGAACCTACTGAACGAAGTGGATCAACTAAACTAAcgcaatattaataataatcggTGTCGAAGGCCACATTTTTAGAGTGAAAGCACATGTGTACAAGTTTGTGGGGTTGCTAGTCGTGATTCCTTATCCTAGTTGCTGCTGAGATAGCCGAGGAATTGCATTTTGGCGCTCGATCAGGTAATCGTTGTTATAATCTGATTCTTAGACCCATAATCGGTGattctgaaaaaatatatgtagttACTTAGTTAAGATTCGAGGCTAGATGGTGAATTTAGAAAGCAATGTACAAATAAAAAGAcacaaaatcataaaataaaaaaaagttacatgcACAAAAGTGAGTAATCATATTGTGCAAAGAAAATCGTTTAAGCTTGCTGTCAATTGAAGTATTTTGTGCCTTTTTACCTATAGATTGATGAGGCTGACGTGGAGCGCGACCAAGTAACTAACAAACCCTCACCTCTGCTGCGCTCGCGTTTGCTTTGCAGGATAACTTTGGTGCTGTCGTCGGGACACAGTGAGATTCGCACTGTGGTTAGGAGCAGTctataaaaatgataaaaattagtacaaaatatttaaatttaattgcatttcttATACTAACCGTGGCAAAACAGCCACCACTGTGGAAAGCATTATCACCAGCCAGTGGACAGCAGAGCCGAAGCACACGAAGATCACCCAGTATGAGGAGCGCACTCCGAAGCAGTTCAAGCACATCGAATCGTACACAATCGAAAAGAGGTAGAAGGAACCTAAGCTGAGCACTATGGATAAGACATGCAGCACAGTCTGAAACAAGAATTATaataatgtaaataattaCCCAATTTAACTAATAGCTAAAACTAACTTACCCAGGAACGTATTTCAATGGCACAGTGCACGAGATTGGCGAACAGGCAGGACGCCGTTATCGTCGTGCCGAACTCCCAGATTCCCACATCGGTCTCCGCATAGGCGCACAGCGCCACAAAGAATATCACCAAGCTCTGATAGAGGGAGTCCAGTAGTATCAGCCAGAAGTCGTGCGGTCTATAAGCTACGCCCAGTCGACCCtgaaatgataaatattaatggATTAAACATTTAGTAATCAGATAGCCGGTTTAATTAACTGgtttaaaatcatatttttaatccAGAGATTGGCTTTGCTGCTCACATTTTTATAGAGATATGGATTTTTTAACAGGAGATCTTCGGGCACTCGCTTATCGTACACTCCAATCGCAAGAGGCGGCAGCGAGGTGAATATCAAATTGTACAGCATCAAGTACATCTGATCCATCATCACTTGGCCAGAGAAGCCGCAATACAACTGGTACCAGAATATCAGAAAGACAAAGGCCTGATGGAATAGAAGGTTGttagatttataaatatttaatttatattgcaGATTTCTAAAGACTTACCGCATTCTTATAgaagaaatacaaaatcatGCGGGACAATCGATCGTAGCACCAATAGCCATGTGCCAACAGCAGGCGCTCCAGGTAACGAAAGCGGGGAAGTGTGAAATCGGCGGCCATCACAGCCTGCATGCCTTCCTGGCCGGAGATTCCAACGCCCACATCGGCCATCTGGATCATGGACACATCGTTGGCGCCATCCCCGATGGCCAGAGTTCGCAGATTGAGCTCCTCTTTGACCACTTTGACTAGGTATGCCTTCTGCAACGGCGTGGAGCGGCAACAGAGCACCGAAGCGCACCGCTTGGACAAGCGCAGAAAAGGCAGAATCAGTTTGGACCTGGTAAAAATAGGGTCAGTAATAAGttgatgaaaaaataaaaacctttttaaaacCTACTTGGGATCTAGAATAAAGGTTAACGTCTTTCCATCCACTACCAATGCGCGCTGCTTCTTTCTTAAAGTCTGGCCATAGCCCAACGAGGATGTTATCTTGTCATTCTCCATGTCAGTCAGATAGAAATTGATGGCTGTTTCAGCTGCATCGCGTGACCGTGCTgtcaatctaaaaaaaatacagaaaatcaatttagaaacatttttttctacttTCTAAAGCCAGTTACCTGATCAGCTCCATTTGCTGGGTGAATAGTTTTGCAGAGTAGGCAATATTTATGGCCGTTTCGGGTTTGTCACCAGTCAGAACCCAAACTGAGATCCCAGCGGAGAGTAGCGATGCTATCGTCTCCGGCACTCCATCCTGCAGGCGATCCTCGATTCCTGTTGCCCCCAACAGGGTCAAATTGCTTTCCAATTTCGCAAAGGAGTCGCGTAGCCTTCGCTCGCGATTCTCCAGCGACATCTCGATTTCCTGATGACGCGCCCACCAATCCGTATAGTCGGCAGAGTTCAGGGTCCGCTTGGCCATCACCAAGATGCGCAGACCCTCGCGGGCATAGCGATCTAACTGTTGCTGGGTTTGTTCTCGCAGAATGCCTAAAGTCAAAAAGAAATCGATTATTAAGAAGAACTTATACGGTTCTCCTACGATTGATTCTTTGTGAAAtgtatcgagattttctttAAGGTCTTAAAACGATATCTAtcataacattaaaaaaagattttgaaaagttttaaaaaaatccatttgacaGAAGTGAAGATATGGCCacgtaatttttttgtttaatttattaataatattaatcgacgtggggtaaaaaataattaaaaatacccaaaaacaagaaaggaagctagcttcggccagccgaagcttatatacccttgcagatcattcctattaattaacaaatcgcaaaaatgttaattttctaatatttctcattaattttccgatcgttcctatggcagttatatgatatagtcgtccgattttgataaaattaaaattgaaattcggaaatatttaaaaagagtcatatcctagagtagaagataatacaataaaaatcaaagaagctagaatttatttcctattacttttccattaattttccgatcgttcctatggcagctatatgatatagtagtccgattttttaaataattaattcgaaattcagaaatatttaaaaaataacatccccaaaagtagaaggtaatatttcaaaaaacaccgaagctagaattttttaaagtttttttcttccgatccttcctatgggagctataagatatagttgtccgatccggtcggctccgacatatatactacctgcaatagaaagaagacttttgcgaaagtttcgtcccgatagctcaaaaactgagagactagtttgcgtagaaacagacagacggacagacggacagacggacagacggacagacagacagacggacagacggacagacggacatggctagatcgactcgtcttgtgatgctgatcaagaatatatatactttatggggtcggaaacgtctccttcactgcgttgcaaacttctgactgaaatcataataccctctgcaagggtataaaaattattatttttgccaagctttcagataaaaataacaccCATAATGGTTTCAGTGCAAAATATagtccaaacttaaaaaaaaaatatttcattggcGGTTTTCTGCAgatcggcatttttaatctttataaaaaatagtataatgttctgtacataattcttgttggctcctgaaagtttcgtcatgggacctccattactttctgcataatttaatcaaacaataaaaaaccaaactgttttacaataaattatattagacgAACCGTTTTCGTACTTATAGATATTAACACAACTCACCCTCGGGACTATTATGCGAGCAGGGCACCAAAACGGGCATGATAGAGCTATCGGCACCCTTGGTGTACAGCACAATCTCCTGGGTGCCTATCTGCCGCACCACAATGGACATGCACTTGCGGCTGGAGTCGAAGGGCAGGACCTTGAGAATCTCGTACTCCCTTGTCGCTCCCGTCGCCGGCATGCTGACCAAAATTTGGTTGGCACTGCGATTCAGCAGGCAGCATTCATAGCTATAGGCCGCATTCACGAGGGCCAACTCATCGGGACTCTCGGCTTCGTAAAGCGGTCGTCCATCGGCGGTTCTGTAAATCGTCTCCGTTTTAGATGATCTGAAAGTTAAGAAGATAAGTGGTTAGTTtatatatttgataatatttCTTAACATCACAGACTTACGGCAACTTCAAGCGCTTTCCCTGAGTTTTGGCATTCAGAAAGGTTGCTATACTAGTAATCTTAGAGTTGATTACCGCCTTGGCCCTTCCTGTGGGCGAAATACTGTTGGAAAGCGCCTTGTTCTTCATCGGCGGCGATGGTGATTCCGACTCGGAGTTCGGTGACGATTCCGCCGAACTGCTGATGGGCGAAAGAGTGGGCTGATGGCTCTGCGCGGGCAGCGCAAAGAGTAGATTGGGCGGCGGCGATGGAGTCACGGATCGTGATTCCGCCAGACGAATATAACGATCCGCTGGAATGGATACGGCCTGTTGCTGTGTCGCTGGTCCATTTAGTATAGTTGTCCTCGTAGTCGTTGTTGTGCTGCTGGCCAACAGCTTCTGACGCTGTTTGCCGTGCTTGAGGTTCGCCGGACTGTTGCCCATTTGCTGCACCTCGATAATTCCGCTGGCATTCATCAGATCTCGATGGGGAGCGGCACCCACGATTACCGTGTTGCAGATGGCCAGCACCACCAGGAACTCCTGGATGCGTTGCGCATGCGGCGTGAGATAGACTCCTTGCGTGAGTTGCGCCATGTCATTATTTAGGTTATCATTCGGAATCAGCGGCGGAGCAGGAGCTCCTGGTTTCGAGTAAATCTTCTCCAGTTCCGAAGGCGGATGATTGTAATCCGAGCCGTTAACAACACAGCGTCGAAAGATCATCTTGTTCTCCGTGAGAGTTCCAGTTTTATCAGTAAATATATGCTGAATCTGTCCCAACTCCTCGGTAATATTCATCGCCCGACATTCCGTCTGCTTGTTGGTCTCCTGATCGTATAAATCCACATTGTTGTGGATGTGAAAGACCTGCAGGATCTTGCACAACTCGATGGTCACGTACAGGGAGAGGGGAATCATCACCTGCAGGATGACGATGTAGGTCCAGAAAATCCACATGCTCTCCATATTGGCAGTCAGTTTATTCGGCGGCAGATATGGCACCGGGAATTGGGTAAACGAGCTCAGCCACATTCTGCAGCCGACGGCGCCAACAACGCACAATAT
The genomic region above belongs to Drosophila takahashii strain IR98-3 E-12201 chromosome 2L, DtakHiC1v2, whole genome shotgun sequence and contains:
- the LOC108056628 gene encoding phospholipid-transporting ATPase VD isoform X2; protein product: MPSANTEDLRRKFLVVQQQRSAPPNLAGDSLPSAIPNASVNSATTSLMMTTTTSTGLGGASEPERTYVFPGGNPVVGSAPGGGQGIPGVAMAAPSRGHARSISHGGGAIVGANGRPIKSAMKGHQRAFSQGQITDSPPGSAAPAGRGHSRVGSKTDFILPPGHKEEPAREPSAPTSATGGRGHSRQASRSESIYTLRRTEAPPWWKRLSLCNYNTADKLEERSYRMVVPNHTVPPKTPKRDHPNGQFVGNKIRTTKYTLLSFIPKNLLEQFHRVANLYFIFIVLLNWVPEISAFGKEVAMIPVLFVLGVTAVKDLFEDRRRRASDKRINNTTCRVYDGETERYKKVKWQDLRVGDIVHLSNNETVPADILLLRTSDPQGVCYIDTCDLDGETNLKRREVVRGFEEMQSIFVPSKFVSRVEADAPTTKLYRFHGALIHPTGERVPISTECLLLRESRLKNTDYIEGIVVYAGHETKSMLNNSGPRYKRSQVEQQMNIDVIWCVIILLILCVVGAVGCRMWLSSFTQFPVPYLPPNKLTANMESMWIFWTYIVILQVMIPLSLYVTIELCKILQVFHIHNNVDLYDQETNKQTECRAMNITEELGQIQHIFTDKTGTLTENKMIFRRCVVNGSDYNHPPSELEKIYSKPGAPAPPLIPNDNLNNDMAQLTQGVYLTPHAQRIQEFLVVLAICNTVIVGAAPHRDLMNASGIIEVQQMGNSPANLKHGKQRQKLLASSTTTTTRTTILNGPATQQQAVSIPADRYIRLAESRSVTPSPPPNLLFALPAQSHQPTLSPISSSAESSPNSESESPSPPMKNKALSNSISPTGRAKAVINSKITSIATFLNAKTQGKRLKLPSSKTETIYRTADGRPLYEAESPDELALVNAAYSYECCLLNRSANQILVSMPATGATREYEILKVLPFDSSRKCMSIVVRQIGTQEIVLYTKGADSSIMPVLVPCSHNSPEGILREQTQQQLDRYAREGLRILVMAKRTLNSADYTDWWARHQEIEMSLENRERRLRDSFAKLESNLTLLGATGIEDRLQDGVPETIASLLSAGISVWVLTGDKPETAINIAYSAKLFTQQMELIRLTARSRDAAETAINFYLTDMENDKITSSLGYGQTLRKKQRALVVDGKTLTFILDPKSKLILPFLRLSKRCASVLCCRSTPLQKAYLVKVVKEELNLRTLAIGDGANDVSMIQMADVGVGISGQEGMQAVMAADFTLPRFRYLERLLLAHGYWCYDRLSRMILYFFYKNAAFVFLIFWYQLYCGFSGQVMMDQMYLMLYNLIFTSLPPLAIGVYDKRVPEDLLLKNPYLYKNGRLGVAYRPHDFWLILLDSLYQSLVIFFVALCAYAETDVGIWEFGTTITASCLFANLVHCAIEIRSWTVLHVLSIVLSLGSFYLFSIVYDSMCLNCFGVRSSYWVIFVCFGSAVHWLVIMLSTVVAVLPRLLLTTVRISLCPDDSTKVILQSKRERSRESPIMGLRIRL